The region TCAGTGTTGATTTTCCCACATTTGTAACTCCAACAACGTAAACATCTTTGCCATTGCGGTATTTTTCAATTGCCTCAAACAGATTATTTACCTCATGTCGATTCTTAGCACTCGTTAATACTACGTCGATTGGTCGAATTCCATTTGCAAATGCCTGCTGTCGTAGCCATTCTTTCATTCTTGGACGTTTAAGGGATTTTGGTAGAATATCCTCTTTATTCCCGACTAACAACACCTCATTATCACCAATGAATCGATGCAGACCTGGAATTAGGCTTCCGTTAACGTCAAATAAATCCATAACATATACAATTAAAGAATCTGTTTCACTTATCTGACTGAGTAATCGTCTAAAGTCGTCATCAGTTAAGTTTACCGGTGCGATTTCATTGTAATGTCTAAGCCGGAAACAACGCTGACAATATAACTCTCCTGATTCGAGCCCCTTTCTTAAGGCTGATTCAGGTGTATAACCCAATTCATCGGGATTACTAGTCTGAATATGTGCGCCACAACCGATACAAACTAAGTCTTGATCAATTTGATCCATTATTTTTTAAGCCCCTGTTCCATTTCAATTCTGGATACTTTCTTTTTAAAATTATTTTTATAAATTGTTCCAAAAAACGATTAATTCGTGTATTCCATGCATCACTACCAACTAAGGGCTTGACTAATACCCCACGAACTTCAGCCATATTAGCGGAAACCATATCAGTAATTAGCTGATCCCCAACCATTATGACCCCTTTTCGATCTAGTTGATAATGCTTTATTGCCTTGTTAATTCCAAATGTTAACGGCTTCAATGCTCGAGATTCGAATGGAAGACCAAATTTTTCAACAGCTAGTTGGACACGGTGATGATTGTTATTTGAGACAACAATCACTTTAATTCCAGCCGTTCGCATCATATCGAACCAGTCTAACAGTTCTTGAGTTCCATCAGGATTATTCCAAGCAATTAACGTATTGTCTAAATCTGTTAAAACCGCTTCAACTCCATTGTTTTTTAAATCATCTGCGGATAAATCGTAAATTCGTTCGACCATCCAGGTTGGTTTGAAAATTGACATTTTATGCTTCTCCCAATTTACTACTGTCTTACCATTATAGTAAACTTTTTAGCACTTTGCATTTGCAAATCAATTTATTTTTAACTAAATGTTTTTTATATTATTATTTATATGTAAATAATTGAAAAGAGGAAACTCATATGAAGGCAATTGGCATTGAAAAATTTGGTACTCTAAACAACTTAAAAATACTCGAAATTCCGGAGCCTACACCAACAAAAGGACGTCTAATTGTTGCAGTACAGGCTTTTAGCTTGAATCCTTACGATTTAAAAATTATCGATGGATCACAATTAGCGGTCCGCCCTTTAAGCTTACCCTTGATTCCAGGAAGTGATGTTGCTGGAATTGTAATTGATAAAGATAGTTCTGTGACTGATTTTAATATTGGGGATAGGGTTGTTGGACGCTCTAATTTGGGTGGATATGCCGAAATTGCTTCTGTGCCACATCTAAGAGCTGCAAAAATTCCAGATAATGTTTCGTTTGAGACCGCTGCTTCTATCCCCAATGCAGGTGTCACAGCCTTTGACATCGTAAATGGTGCTTTATCTAAAGCAAAGTTTAATTCTGTTCTCATAAATGGGGTCTCAGGCGCTGTTGGGATAATCGCTGCGCAACTACTTCGTGAAAACGGCAAGTTAGTGAGTGGCGTCTTACACTCAACAAATAAACACCTCCAATCTGACTTAAACTTATCTGAAACAGCATTCTATGACATTCCGCAATCATTAGATAAATTAGGAAAATTTGATCTAATCATAAATACTGCACCAGATACCAATAAAATTAATTATCTAAACACCCACCTTAGTCTTAATGGCACAATTCTATCAACAACCGGGATTAGTCAGCTTTCCTCTGCTACGGAACTAATTGACTTCGATGATACAAAATACAAAATGAATCGCCAAGCATTGGAAAGTTTATTAAGCATGATCTCCAATAACCGCCTAAAAATTCCAATTGCTAATCAATCATCATTTAACGTTCTATCCGTTATTAATGATTTAAAACAATTAGAAGTGGCTCACAAACCCGGTAAATTTATTGTAACTATCTAGCAGTAATGCTGACTATTGATATAATTTTTTTCAATTCAATTAAAGCGAAAACGAGACATAAGTTGAGAATGGGACCACTTAGAAGTGATTTCACTTTTCGACTAGTGTCTCGTATTTTTTCCACCTAGTAGAATAGAAATAGGATTCCTTTTTGGATTTTGTCCTTGGCCTACGTTTTCCAATCTCAATATATAATTAAAGCGAGTTGAGGTTTAAACCTCAACTCGCTACGACTTAATCTATATTAATTTTTAGCAAAGACAACAATTACTCAACTATCGGACTATTTTCAATTTCTTCACCGGCATGTGGACCAGCATCTAAACGAACAATTCGATCAACGGTAATTACAACTGCAGCAAGAGGTGCAGGTAATTGTTTGTCAGCCGCATAGGCAGCTGAATCATCAAAAATTTTTCCATCCTTATAAATCGTTGCTTTTCCCTCAACTCTGATACCTTTTAGTCCAGGAAATGGATGAAACGCAACTGCAATTTTATGATTGTCATTCAAATTATGCCAAGCCTGACGCCCTGTCTCTTCATTATAAATCAAATGTGTATCATCTAAAACACGCATTGTTCCCTTAGGACCAACTTGTGGATTTCCATTTTCATCGACAGTCGCAATAAATGCAAAAGCTTGATCAATTAAATCCTTCATATCTGTTGTTAATTTTGCCATTACTTGTTACCCCCTACTTTTAGTAACTGATTATAGAACACATTAAAATCGTTTTCTACTAATAAGATTCCAGCTCAGATAAAAAGATAATTTATAGGACAAGGGGGGTATCTTAAAACTTGATATCTGATTAAAAAAGCCTACAACAAATTTATTATTTGTTGTAGGCTTTTTTTAAACTTAAAGTGACTTTTTAGCTTCATCGGCCAACGATGTGAATGCAGCTGCATCGTTAACAGCAAGATCAGCAAGCATCTTACGGTTAATATCAATACCAGCTTCCTTCAAACCATGCATTAACTTGCTGTAGCTTAAACCATTCATACGTGCTGCAGCGTTAATACGAGCAATCCATAACTTACGAAATTCACCCTTACGGTTACGACGATCACGGAATGCGTATAATCCTGACTTCATTACTTGGTCTTTAGCAACCTTAAATTGAATGTGCTTAGCACCGCGATAACCCTTAGCAAGCTTTAAAATACGTTTACGACGGCGATGTGTAACTGTTCCACCTTTTACTCGTGGCATAATAATTCCTCCTGTAACTGACGACTCAGTTTATCTTTTTCAATTAATTATTTACTGATTGTAGAAAGCATTTTGCTGTAACGTTTGATGTTAGTAACATCCATCATGCTTGTACCACGTAATTGGCGACGTTGTTTCTTTGTCTTACCGTGAAAGCGGTGACTTGTATAAGCATTACCACTCTTAAGTCCGCCGTTACCCGTTTTTTTAAAACGCTTAGCAGCAGCACGGTTTGTTTTCATCTTAGGCATAATAATAATCCTCCAATTTTATTTTTCTACTATTGGTGCTAATACAAGAAACATACTGCGTCCGTCCATCTTAGGTCTCGCTTCAACGGTCGAAACATCAGCAGCTTCTTTAGCCATTCTTTCCAAAACCCGACGTCCAATTTCTTTATGCGTAATTGCACGACCCTTGAATCGAATAGATACACGAACCTTATCACCTTTGGAAAGAAACTTTTTAGCATTCTTTAGTTTCGTGTTAAAATCATTTATATCAATTGTAGGACTAAGGCGGATTTCCTTAATACTAACAATCTTTTGACGTTTACGAGCTTCACGTTGCTTCTTTTGTTGCTCAAAACGGTACTTTCCATAATCCATGACCTTGGCCACAGGCGGCTTCGCCTTTGGTGAAACAAGTACTAAATCTAAGTTTGCGGATTCTGCTAAACTTAAGGCATCTGCCTTACTTTTAACACCTAGTTGATCTCCGTCAACCCCAATCAAACGAACCTCACGTGCGCGAATTCCGTCATTAACCATCATATCATTTGCTATGGTCCTTCACCTCCAAAAAAATCATCAGAGACAGCAGAAAAGCGGAATGGCACAATGCCACCCCGCTTCACGACTATACAATATAGTCTTCAACGTTTTTAGCCCGGCAACTTAATGTCACAAGGCGAGAAGCGGTGGCTTCTGCTTAATCCCAACTATAATAGTATACCAAATCATTAATATGTCGTCAAACTAATTAACTTTTCGACTATAATTATTAATTTCATTTTGAATATCTTGTATGAACTTATCACTCGAAACACTAGTCGAGTTTTCTTCACCATACTTACGAACACTTACTAAGTCACTCTCAAGCTCGCTGTCTCCAACAACCAAAATATATGGAATTTTTTGCGTTTGAGCTTCTCGAATCTTATATCCCATCTTTTCGTTACGATGATCAACAGAAACACGAACGTTGTTACCAGCAAGCTTCTTTTGCAACTGATCAGCATATTCGCCATGCAACTCATCATTAACCGGAATAATAGTTACTTGCTTAGGTGCAAGCCAAGTTGGGAAAGCCCCTTTATAAATTTCAGTTAAGTAAGCCGTAAACCTTTCCATCGTGGAAACCAATCCACGATGAATCATAACTGGGCGATGTTCTTCTCCATCAGCACCAACATAGTGTAAATCAAATTGTTTTGGAAGCATGAAGTCTAATTGAATCGTCGAAAGTGTTTCTTCATTCCCCATAGCCGTTTTAGTTTGAACATCTAACTTAGGACCATAGAATGCTGCTTCACCTTCTGCCTCGACATAATCCAATCCAAGGTCATCCATAGCGCCTTTTAACATGGACTGCGAATGATTCCATATTTCGTCATCATCAAAATATTTTTCAGTGTTCTCGGGATCACGATAACTTAAACGGAATGAATAGTCTTTAATATCAAAGTCAGCATAAACATCAACCATCAATCGTAAAATATCTTTAAATTCATCCTGAATTTGATCGGGTGTAACGAAAGTATGACCATCATTCAATGTCATTTCGCGAACTCGTTGTAGTCCAGAAAGTGCTCCTGATTTCTCATAACGATGCATCATTCCTAATTCAGCAATTCGGATAGGTAGCTCACGATATGATCGAATATGATGCTTGTACACCTGAATATGTGAAGGACAGTTCATAGGACGAAGTTCCAGCAATTCACCATCACCCATATCCATTGGAGGAAACATATCTTCACGATAATGTTGCCAATGTCCAGACGTTTTATACGCATCTAAATTCATTAGCACCGGTGTATAGACATGACTATATCCGTTTTGCACTTCTTTATCTACAATGTATCTTTCAATTGTACGCCGGATTGTTGCACCATTTGGCATCCAATATGGTAATCCAGCTCCAACTTTTGGATCCACGAAGAATAAATCAAGGTTATTTCCAATAACACGATGATCGCGCTCACGAGCTTCTTTTTGACGTTCAAGTTCCACTTCAAGATCTTTTTGTTTTAGAAATGCTGTTCCATATATACGTTGAAGCATAGGATTGCTTGATTTACCTTGCCAATATGCACCAGCTACTGATAAAAGCCTGAGAGCCTTCACGTCACCAGAATTTGGTAGCACAACAGCATCGCTAATAATCACGTTATCATTAACTTGATATACTTGTACACTACCATCTTTGGCATGTTCCTTTATAATCTGTGCTTGATATGGATCGCCGTCCACAATCTCAAGTGCTTCTTTTTCGCTAATTTGATCAGGCTTTAAATTAATTTTAGACTTAACCAAGTCTTTCATTGTGTCTTCAATTGCTGGTAGTTCATCAACACTGATTTGTTGATCATTTTTATCCGTATCAACATAGAATCCATGTTCAATATCACCAATCGTTCCAAAATGGACATTAGGATAAATTGTCTTAATGGCACTGTTTAATAACACAGCTGCGGTATTCCAAACAATAACATTTCCCTCATCTGAATTCTTAACCACAATTTCAATTGCTGCATCAGCCTTAATTGCAGTGTTAACCGATACTAAACTTCCATTTAACTTACCTGCAACGGCGTTCTTGGATAAACTATTGCTAATTGACTTAGCAACATCAAGCACACTTATACCTTGTTCGACTTCCCTTATACTTCCATCTGGAAAACTTAATTTGATACTCATATTTTCTCCTTCCAATAAAAAAGTCCCTAGCACTGTGTAATAACAGTACTAGGGACGCCAATTAACAATTTACGCGGTTCCACCCTCGTTACGATCACGCAAATGATCGTCACTTTATTATCCAATAACGATGGAAACCGGGACAGATTTTACCTGCCCTCACCCGAGTGGGAAACCTTTTTGTATATCATTTTCAGTCACGATGATATTCCCTGCAAAATTAAAAAGGTTACGTGTTCGGATTTAATTTAACTATATAACAACAATCATACTAAAAATTTAATACTTGTCAATCATTTCTGAAATTTTTTCCAACCATCTCAACCGGCACCATTAAAAAACGAATCCGCTCCATTAATCGCTTTGCTTTTAGTGGTTCATGCTCATTTCTTTGATTAACCGACAAATATTCGGTCTCGAGCTGGTCCATAGACATATTAGAGGTTATAAAAGTTGCAAGTTCTTCTTGCATTCTATACTCTAAAATGACCCCCAAAATATCATCACGAATCCAGCTATTACTGTTATCGGCCCCTAGGTCATCCAAAATTAAAATTGGAGCCGCCTTTAAAGCATTCAACTTTTCAGAAACAGAATTACTGCCAATAGAAGCTTTCATTTCCTCCGTAAAACTTGGAAAGTGCACCATTGTGGTTGCATACCCATTATTAGCAAGCTCATTAGCAAGGGCACCCATTAAGTATGTTTTTCCAACTCCAAAACTACCACTTAAATATAACCCCTTGTGAAAAATTCGAGGCTTGTCGGTGTAATCAATGAAGAATTGCATTGCTTTTTCAAATGCATCATTCCGACTTTCATCCCGGTAATACTGGTCAAAACTAGCATTCCGAATATTCTTAGCAATACTTATGGAATGTACAAGCTTACTTCGTTCCATAGCTTTTTGCTCCGCAATTTGGCGATCAGTTGGAACATACTCAATATCGATCAAGTGATTGCTCAAAACTAGGATAGGGCGGTAACCAGCATGAATATTCTTTCCATCCTGCTCACTTCGATCTCTCTCAGAAACATATTCATAGAGCTTAGCGGCGCTTCTTTCAATTGCATCTGAAGTCAAATCTTCGTGATGCTCTTCACAAAAATTAACTATGTCAGGATCTGAATAGACTTTTTTCATCATTTGTTGAAATTTTTGGTTCCATTGTCTCCGGTTCATTAAAATATTCAGCGTTTCCCTAACATTCTCCATCATTACACCTCCCTATTCCGATTTCTCAAAGCTTTTAACTGTTCCTCAACAGAAGAATTACTTACTTTTTTACTACCTTTTTTACCAGTATTAGCTTGTATGGATGACTTTTTTGCCCACTCTGGCAAAGTCTCTTTGGCGACGACTCTTCTACTACGGTGACTAGCTGATGCAGGAGTATTTTGTTTTTGCTTTCGCTCTTTAATCTGCTTAATAGCTTCCTCTGGATTCTTGATTCTTTTCTTACTCCAGTCACTAGCAATTGCATCAAAGAAATTTTTATTAACATTTGTATTATCCTGATCAACAATAACATAATAAATCAATATATTGATCACGCTTAATGGCAGTACCTTGCGATTTACCATTTGTTCAACCGTATAACGTTCAGACGAAGTTACAACTCCACCAACTTGGATCTTAAGGTCGCTTAAAAATTCAATAGGCGCTAGCTCACGTGCAATCTTTGCCAACCGCTTTTCGCTTTTTACCAAATCTTTGTCAGAGCTCACTTTATCTTCTTTTTCTTCCACCACTTGATTGTCGCTAAACTTCTCACGTTGATACTGAAAAACAGCAGATTTTAACTTGGCAAGATCAATTTCATTCGTTCTAAAATCAGTTGATTGGTTTATTAATTTTGCCATCTCTGTTTCACTTATGTTATACAAAGTCTGTTCAACCATGATTAAATCATAATTATCTTTTAAGCTTTTGGGGTCCACATAGCTTGTTTCTAGCAAACTGCTCAGCAGATTAAAATCAAAATTCTTATTTAAAACTGGATCATTATTTTTTTTCTCTGAACCAATTGCTCTTCCAGCCTGTTTTACCAGACTAGAACTATCCACCAAATTTTGTTCAACCTGGTATATATCCGCCAAGGTGCTAGAGATTTTCTGAAATCCATTAAAGTCATGTTTAGTTCGCTTAAAATAATTTACTAGTTTTTTAAATTCTTCTTCACCAGTATTTTGAAGTAGTAATGTTGTTAGAAAGTTGTCTTTAAAAAAAGTCGCTGGTTGAGCTGGCAGCAATAGTCGATAAATCAGACTACTGTGTCCATCCGCCGGTTTACGAAAAGTCTCCATTAATCCAAGAGCTTCCACATACTTACGACCATTATCTAATTCATTAATGTTAAGCCTCAAGTTTGAACACAAAAAGCTATTCAAATGTCGCTGCAATTGAAACTTATCGATTTCTGACACTTTCCAAAGTTCAATAATGAGGCTATACGCTTCTGATGGCATTAGTGGTCGATATAAAACATCTAAAGTTTCACGCTCAACACTATTTAATTGACGGTCATTATCAATGATAAAACTATCATTTGGTGCTATCACATACTTTTCAGCCACTCTAGTGCTCCTTGTTTTTTCGTTCCTTTTTTATCATTTCTTGTAACTCATTCATAAATACATTCATATCTTTAAATTGTCGATAAACACTTGCAAATCGAATATAGGCAATTTCATCAATGTCTGGTAGCAAATTCATAACATACTCACCAATTGCTTGACTTGAAACTTCACTTTCTCCAAGTGCTCTGACCTTATTCTCAACTTTATCCACAATATCTGTCATTTCATCCATCTTTACTGGACGTTTTTCTGCTGCCCTAATAAGACCGCGTAAAATTTTATCTCGATCAAATTCCTCACGGTTCCCATTCTTCTTAATCACTAACAATGGAGTAGCTTCGACACGTTCAAACGTTGTAAAACGAAATCCGCAGTTTTCACATTCACGGCGTCTGCGAATTACCCTTCCTTCGTCGGTAGGTCTACTATCCACTACCCTGGAGCTATTATTATTACAGTGCGGACATCTCAATCAATTCACCTCATAAATTATCTTACTAATAAGTTGTTTTCAAGCCATTTTAACACTTGTAATTCTGTATCGGCAATTGTTCCACTATTATCAATGACAATATCAGCAAGCTTTTTTTTGTCATTCAAGCTCATTTGTGCATTGATTCGTTCTTCTGCTTCTACATTTGAAAGGGAATCGCGTTGCTTCAATCTCGATATTTCAGTTACGCGATCTACTGCAACTACCATCAAAAAATCTACATCATTTTGATACCCTTGTTCTAAAAGGATTGGTGCGTCAAGTACTACTACCCTGTTATTCCTTTTAAAATGCTTCAATTGCTTTAATATCATCCGTCTAATTTTAGGTTGCACAATTTCATTTAAAACGTTCAAAGCATTTTCATTTTTAAAAACAATGCTTCCTAATTTTTTCCGATCAACGTGTTTCCCCGTAATAATTTCAGCGCCAAATTGTTTAATCAATGCTTTCTGTACACTTTTTTTTTGCAAAATCTCATGTGCAATTTTATCAGCATCAACGATCGGAAATCCAATTTTTTTAAAATAATCACTCACTGTAGATTTCCCAGTAGCAATTCCACCAGTTAATCCTATAACCTTAGTCATTTGGCAACCTCAGCTTTTGACAATGAGGACAAAAATGAGTCCCTCTTTGAGCAACTTTTATTTTCTCAATCAAGGTTCCACAACGTGGACAAGGTTTCCCTTGCCGGTGATATACATTTAGCTGATTCTGAAAACTTCCTGCGTGCCCCGCTGCATTAAGGTATGAAAAAACTGTCGTGCCATGTGCATTAATTGCACGTTCAAGTTCAGAAAAAATATTAAGGCGTAACGCCTTTATTTCTTCGTCTGTTAACGTATTAGATGGCTGTAACGGGTGTACCTTGGTTAGCCACAAAACCTCATCAACATAAATATTTCCTAACCCTGCCACGTTTGACTGATTGAGAAGAAAACTTTTCATCCCCACTTTTTTACTTCGTAACCTCTGCGATAAATACTCAAATGTCAATGTCTCGGGGGTTGGTTCCGGCCCAATTGTTGCTAATCCTCCTACTGTCAACTCTTTACCGCTTGGAACCAGGTTCATTCTTCCAAACTTACGTGTATCATTATATCTTAGATCGCTTCCATCGGTGAGTTCAAAGATAACATGATCATGCTTGCTAAGCGGCTCTGTATGAGGTAAAACAGCGTACTTTCCTTCCATCCTCAAATGAGAAACCATTGAAAGGTTTTCACTGAATCTAAATATTAAGTATTTCCCGCGTCTTTCAATATCCAGGATTTTCTTTCCCTTTAGTGCAGACTTAAATTCATCAGGATTTGGCGAAACCATTTTGTCATATCGCACATTCACCTGTTTGATCGTTTTACCCTTAACTAAAGCTTCTAGCCCACGTCTAACTGTTTCAACCTCCGGCAATTCAGGCATTATCTTCACTCCCTATTTGGCTTCATACCAATTATTTCCCCACGATGTTTCAACTTTAAGCGGAACCTTTAATTTCATTGCTGAATCCATCACACTAGGTACAAGTTTCTTAATTTCATTCATTTCTTCATCAGGCACCTCGAAAATCAATTCATCATGAACTTGTAGCAACATCTTTGTTTTTAAGTTTCTACTTTCAAGTTCTTGTTGCATTTTTATCATCGCAATCTTGATTATATCCGCTGCACTACCCTGAATTGGTGTATTCATTGCAGTTCTCTCCGCAAAAGACCTTTGACTAAAATTACTAGAGTTTATATCCGGTAAATATCTTCTACGGTGTGAAATTGTCTCTACATACCCTTGTTCCTTGGCAACTTTAACAATATTATCCACATAATTTTTTACCCCAGGAAATTCCTGGAAATAAGTTTCAATAAATTTTTTAGCATCGGATCGTGAAATTCCAATATTCTGAGAAAGACCATAATCACTAATACCATAGACAATCCCAAAATTTACAGCTTTGGCTTGCCTTCTAATATTAGGTGTAACTTCGGAAGCATCTTTCAAACCAAAAATTCTAACGGCAGTACTTGCATGAATGTCTTGATTCTCAATAAAGGCTTCCTGCATGTTCTTATCACCGGTTAGGTGTGCCAGCACACGCAACTCAATTTGAGAATAATCGGATGATAAAATGTGCCATCCTTCCTTTGAGGGTACGAAAGCTTGTCGAATCTTCTTTCCTTCATCAATTCGAACGGGAATATTCTGTAAATTAGGTTCAATTGATGATAATCGCCCCGTTTGGGTTAAAGTTTGAATGTATGTTGTGTGAATTTTTTGATCTTTCGAATGTACAACTTTTAAAAGGCCTTCAACATAGGTAGATTGGATCTTTGAAATAGTTCGATAGTTTAAAATATCATCAACAATATCAGATTCCCCACGTAGTTTTTCAAGAACATCAACCGCTGTTGAGTATCCTGTCTTGGTTTTCTTGATAATTGGCAAACGCATTTTTTCGAATAAAATCCGTCCTAATTGTTTAGGAGAGTTTATATTGAACTCTTCACCCGCCAAACGGTAAATTTCACCTTCTATTTCACTTAATCGTTCAGCAAATTCACTTTGCATTTGGATTAACCGATTGGAATCTACTCTAATTCCGCTGATTTCCATTTTTGCCAAAACTATTGCAAGGGGCAATTCGATTTCCCAATAAAGTTTATCCTGCTCATTTTGCTTCAACTCGCCATCCAAGGCTTTTCCTAAAACCTCTATTGCTTTACCCTTATTCGCCAGATGCTGAAAAAAGGTTTGATCATCATCTGGAATAGACAACTTTGCACCAGTGCCGTACACGTCAGCATCGGATTCCACATTATAATAAGCATGTTGTTGAGCTAATAAACCTAAATCATTAGAATTCTCATTAGTATCAAGTAAATATGATTGTAATAAAACGTCGTAATTAAAACATTGAGCATTAATTTCTAGTCTATTCAAGCCCACATAGGTTCGCTTGCTATCAAAAACATTTAATTTTACGTCAATATTTTCAATCAAATCTTTAATGGTTGGAAGTTTGAGTAACTCGACATTCCGGGAAACAAACCACTTTTCATCGTTGCCTATTACAAAACCCGCAAAACTTGATAAATGATAATTTTTTTCAGGCATTTCTAAATACAAAGATACTTCATTACCTAAGCTCTCCATTGCCTTATCTAAATTCGCTTTTGTTAACTCTTGAAATTGTGTTTGCTCTACTTCTTTCAGCCCACCAGATTTTTGAAATTTTTTTAAATAGGATTTAAATCCCATTTTTTGATAAAAATCAATTAGGTATTCTTCGTTAATTCCTTTATATTCAAGTTGATCCAATCCAATTTTTAGAGGGGAATCACGATCAATTGTTGCCAATTTTTTTGATAAAAATGCATTATCTTCATCTTCGATAAGGTGCTCTTTCATCTTGCTTTGCTTTAGATCATCAATGTGGTCGTATAAATTTTCAACACTTCCAAACTGGTCAATCAGCTTTAAGGCGGTCTTTTCACCAACTTTAGTTACGCCAGGATAATTATCTGAGCTGTCTCCCATTAACCCCTTTAAATCAATCACTTGCGTAGGTGTCACACCTAACTTTTCTTTCAAATGCTCTGGAGTATAATCTTCAACCTCGGTAACGCCCTTAACGGTAACAGCCACTGTGGTCTTATCACTGACTAACTGAGTTAAATCACGGTCACCCGTCACTATTGTGACACGATATCCAAGCTTTTCTGCTTCTAAGGACAAAGTTCCAATAATATCATCAGCTTCATAATCAGCCAATTCGTACGACTTTATTCCGTATCCTGTTAGCAAATCACGTAAATATGGCATTTGCTCTGTTAATTCCG is a window of Pediococcus claussenii ATCC BAA-344 DNA encoding:
- a CDS encoding replication initiation and membrane attachment family protein; the protein is MAEKYVIAPNDSFIIDNDRQLNSVERETLDVLYRPLMPSEAYSLIIELWKVSEIDKFQLQRHLNSFLCSNLRLNINELDNGRKYVEALGLMETFRKPADGHSSLIYRLLLPAQPATFFKDNFLTTLLLQNTGEEEFKKLVNYFKRTKHDFNGFQKISSTLADIYQVEQNLVDSSSLVKQAGRAIGSEKKNNDPVLNKNFDFNLLSSLLETSYVDPKSLKDNYDLIMVEQTLYNISETEMAKLINQSTDFRTNEIDLAKLKSAVFQYQREKFSDNQVVEEKEDKVSSDKDLVKSEKRLAKIARELAPIEFLSDLKIQVGGVVTSSERYTVEQMVNRKVLPLSVINILIYYVIVDQDNTNVNKNFFDAIASDWSKKRIKNPEEAIKQIKERKQKQNTPASASHRSRRVVAKETLPEWAKKSSIQANTGKKGSKKVSNSSVEEQLKALRNRNREV
- the nrdR gene encoding transcriptional regulator NrdR, producing the protein MRCPHCNNNSSRVVDSRPTDEGRVIRRRRECENCGFRFTTFERVEATPLLVIKKNGNREEFDRDKILRGLIRAAEKRPVKMDEMTDIVDKVENKVRALGESEVSSQAIGEYVMNLLPDIDEIAYIRFASVYRQFKDMNVFMNELQEMIKKERKNKEH
- the coaE gene encoding dephospho-CoA kinase (Dephospho-CoA kinase (CoaE) performs the final step in coenzyme A biosynthesis.), with the protein product MTKVIGLTGGIATGKSTVSDYFKKIGFPIVDADKIAHEILQKKSVQKALIKQFGAEIITGKHVDRKKLGSIVFKNENALNVLNEIVQPKIRRMILKQLKHFKRNNRVVVLDAPILLEQGYQNDVDFLMVVAVDRVTEISRLKQRDSLSNVEAEERINAQMSLNDKKKLADIVIDNSGTIADTELQVLKWLENNLLVR
- the mutM gene encoding DNA-formamidopyrimidine glycosylase; protein product: MPELPEVETVRRGLEALVKGKTIKQVNVRYDKMVSPNPDEFKSALKGKKILDIERRGKYLIFRFSENLSMVSHLRMEGKYAVLPHTEPLSKHDHVIFELTDGSDLRYNDTRKFGRMNLVPSGKELTVGGLATIGPEPTPETLTFEYLSQRLRSKKVGMKSFLLNQSNVAGLGNIYVDEVLWLTKVHPLQPSNTLTDEEIKALRLNIFSELERAINAHGTTVFSYLNAAGHAGSFQNQLNVYHRQGKPCPRCGTLIEKIKVAQRGTHFCPHCQKLRLPND
- the polA gene encoding DNA polymerase I, which codes for MTDKRLLLIDGNSIAFRSFFALQNSLSRFTNADGLHTNAIYGFNKMLDIILDNVNPTDALVAFDAGKTTFRTKMYTNYKGGRAKTPSELTEQMPYLRDLLTGYGIKSYELADYEADDIIGTLSLEAEKLGYRVTIVTGDRDLTQLVSDKTTVAVTVKGVTEVEDYTPEHLKEKLGVTPTQVIDLKGLMGDSSDNYPGVTKVGEKTALKLIDQFGSVENLYDHIDDLKQSKMKEHLIEDEDNAFLSKKLATIDRDSPLKIGLDQLEYKGINEEYLIDFYQKMGFKSYLKKFQKSGGLKEVEQTQFQELTKANLDKAMESLGNEVSLYLEMPEKNYHLSSFAGFVIGNDEKWFVSRNVELLKLPTIKDLIENIDVKLNVFDSKRTYVGLNRLEINAQCFNYDVLLQSYLLDTNENSNDLGLLAQQHAYYNVESDADVYGTGAKLSIPDDDQTFFQHLANKGKAIEVLGKALDGELKQNEQDKLYWEIELPLAIVLAKMEISGIRVDSNRLIQMQSEFAERLSEIEGEIYRLAGEEFNINSPKQLGRILFEKMRLPIIKKTKTGYSTAVDVLEKLRGESDIVDDILNYRTISKIQSTYVEGLLKVVHSKDQKIHTTYIQTLTQTGRLSSIEPNLQNIPVRIDEGKKIRQAFVPSKEGWHILSSDYSQIELRVLAHLTGDKNMQEAFIENQDIHASTAVRIFGLKDASEVTPNIRRQAKAVNFGIVYGISDYGLSQNIGISRSDAKKFIETYFQEFPGVKNYVDNIVKVAKEQGYVETISHRRRYLPDINSSNFSQRSFAERTAMNTPIQGSAADIIKIAMIKMQQELESRNLKTKMLLQVHDELIFEVPDEEMNEIKKLVPSVMDSAMKLKVPLKVETSWGNNWYEAK